A region of the Dysgonomonas mossii genome:
ACAGTAAAAGGTTCTAAAGGCAAAAAATATGTAGAGGCGACATCAGATGCTCCGGGTCACTATTTTATTAATAACGATAAGCCTGCTTATTTACAAATACCGCTTCATGTAGGTTACCTCTGGCCTATAAACAGGGATTTTCGTCTGATGTTTCATGCGGGACCTTTTATGGCATATGGCATAGGCGGTAAAACGCATTGGACATATGTTTATGACGATAAAGAGTTTAGAAAAAAAGAAGACTTTTTCGGTATTGGTGTCGGAAAATTTGACTGGGGATTAGGAGGCGGTATTAATGCCGAATACGACAGATATGTTTTGGCTATAGGGTACGATCGCGGATTGAGAAATTTTGCACCCGGATATAATGATGGAAAAGCCAGAACAAGAAATATGTATATTTCAGTAGGATACTTATTTTAAACGCAAACAGGATTGTGAAACTCAATAATCATTCCTGCCTATAACTAGGCGAGGACAATTCATTTGGATTTTTAGGAGTGCACTAGAAGGCAGATGTTACAAGCGGGATAAAGAAGATTCGGAAAATTGGATGAAGCTTTTCCAGGATAATCGTTTTTTCTCTTCTTTAATTTTTTCCCTATAAATAGAGATCTTTTTTTCATCCGAAAAGAATTCCAATACAGCTTTGGCAATGTCTGTATTGGTTGCAGTCGGTGCTACTACCCCAATTTGAGCATCTTTTACACTATTTCCTAGTTCTCCTACATTTGTCGCTATTATAGGGAGTTCCATCTGTATGGCAATCGCAGTAACCCCACTTTGTGTAGCAGACCGATAAGGTAATACTAAAACATCTGCTGCCGAGAAAAAAGTGGCGACCATATTATCCGGAATATATTGCTCGAATACTTTTATATTATCCTTTAATCGAGACTTCTCGATAAGTTTTTTATACTTTTCAAAATCGCCATAGCTTTCTCCTGATATGATAAGTTGGAAGCTATCGTCAAGATAGTCCATTGCTTCTATAAGTAAGTCGAGGCCTTTATATTCTCGGATGAGACCAAAAAATAAAAGATTCTTTTTGTCACTTCTTATTCCCAGTTTATCGCAAGCTCGCTCTTTTTCTATCGTTTCGCCATAATTATCATATATCGGATGCGGATGTAAAAATATATTTGCCCCTTTGCAAAGCGATAATACATCTTTCCTGACTGTTTCACTTAATACGATGAAAGCATTACATCTATTGAAAAATAGTTTTGTAAGAGGCTTATCTATAACTCGTTTTTCGTGAGGAATCGCATTATGTACAAGTGCTACTATTTTTATCTGCTTGTTTAGCATCAGGCAAAC
Encoded here:
- a CDS encoding porin family protein, encoding MNAIYKTTKLLAVMLLLATAGNAQDNVAIVGVRAGINLSGQDGVPRGELDSYAKVGFNIGVTVDFRLSDKMYLITGMEYTVKGSKGKKYVEATSDAPGHYFINNDKPAYLQIPLHVGYLWPINRDFRLMFHAGPFMAYGIGGKTHWTYVYDDKEFRKKEDFFGIGVGKFDWGLGGGINAEYDRYVLAIGYDRGLRNFAPGYNDGKARTRNMYISVGYLF
- a CDS encoding glycosyltransferase, with protein sequence MKIAILSPFFPYRGGIAQFSELLYRGLSGNNEVKAFSFTTLYPNFLFPGKSQYVPDNEYSDIESCRTLNSINPFSYIKTAKEINKYKPDILIISYWMSFMVPAYSSVCLMLNKQIKIVALVHNAIPHEKRVIDKPLTKLFFNRCNAFIVLSETVRKDVLSLCKGANIFLHPHPIYDNYGETIEKERACDKLGIRSDKKNLLFFGLIREYKGLDLLIEAMDYLDDSFQLIISGESYGDFEKYKKLIEKSRLKDNIKVFEQYIPDNMVATFFSAADVLVLPYRSATQSGVTAIAIQMELPIIATNVGELGNSVKDAQIGVVAPTATNTDIAKAVLEFFSDEKKISIYREKIKEEKKRLSWKSFIQFSESSLSRL